The sequence TTTCCAAAACAACCTTGGCTAAGAAACTTGCACAAAAACCCTAGTTTGAGAAGAACTTAGAAACCCTGGAAATACCATAGTTTTTCTTCAAGATTTTGGATGACCTATAAAACTAGAATGTTAGAAGGATGTAAACATGCAAACCATCCACTAATGATGCTCTAAAAACCCTCAATAATTATCCTAAAAAGTCAAGCTAAATTTGTCAAATAAAAGTGTTGTTCTAAGCACCTAAGGTGTAATTCTAAGCAACCAAGACTTTTTTTTCTTGATGTAGAGGTGGCTAAAGTATTAAATAAGgtatatttttatgcaaaaaaggTGCCAGTTTATAATTCAAACCACAAAAATGTAATATGCAacttaaaaaacaataaaaactcGACAAAAAAGGTTaatttagggatgtgggtcccaccaggtgtgccaaaatgaaaGGGGGAGAAAATATATTGAAATAATTGAATatcataaatgcaataaaattACATGTATACATCAACTACCTCCATTCTCCTTGATGGAGCTTGAAATAGAAAACACCTTGGATTTATTTGATTTGCTCTTGATATGTATGTGGATTGCTCAATAAATGAACATAACTTTGTTACGATAGTAATAAGATGATCAAAATAGTAGCATAAGTTTGATAGCATAAGTGTTCACAAGATGGATTGATTGAAGACCtcaaaatatagaaatattaacaAGCAAAATCAAGGGCTATGGTTGAGAGGTTAGATGGATGGCTTAGATTGAAAGAAGATTAGGGTTAGGCTAGAAGATGTAGTATGTGACAAGTGCCACATGATAGAAAAAATATAGGGGTTGGGATAAGGTTAGGTAAACATCCATATAAGAATAACTAGGATTAAGAGGTTTAAGTTGAGATGGATGGATAGGATATAAAGTTAGGTTGACTTTTGGATGAGTATCTAGGTTCAATGAATGAGGGAAAAGCTTAAGTTAGACATGTGGAGGGGAAAAGGTGGGACATTTGTCACATGGCAatgaatttagattatgatccatgtgaacaagatGAGAGGCTAGGATTGAATGGACAAGGATAGAGGTAAAAAGGTGAAtttatgaaattaattaaataaataatatacatttatttaattataaggtATTAAGAAAGAAatgtgatttattaaataaataaataaatatttatctaattaatgggTTAAGGTAGGGTAAAATTAGGTGTGGCTAGGTAAGAGATAATTTTAGATGTATGcatcaaaaaataattttattattgttattttgaccATGTAATGGGATCTTATCTTTAGTTTTAGTGATAGTTGTAGGATAGAGTGTTATGATATCTAAGTAGGCTACATTCCTAGTGATCGATGTTCACTCTGATCATGCACCTTTAGAGACGTGTATTTTGGGTTAAGACCTATACTTGATGAGATTCGAGAGGGTAGGTTTAGTGAGGTTATTTATATTTGAAGGATCATTTATGAAAATTACCTTATCCTTATCTTGTTGTAGGTTTATAAGAATAAATCTAATCCTATAGAGGGAGGATATAATGCTCatacaatttttattttcttgagtTGTCTAGTATTGGTACTATATTTCTGTTATGTATCATGGGATGCATAGGTCATGTTTATGTATATTGTTTGAGTGTTTGCTAGTATTTCAACTTCACCATTTTTATTAATAGTCATTTTTGTGATTGTTGGTTATATATTGTTTGACATGTCTTCCAAATGACATACTACATGGATTTTATGGTTATATTTAGATTAACTACATGTTGACATGGTTTTTGATTAGCCTTCTAATTGTTCTCTAGATTCTCCCATTTATCTTTTTTATTACTTAAAACTGTTAGAACTTTCATATAAACCTTATAATACTTTCTTAAATATTATGATAACTATCAAGCATCAAGCATAGTTATTATGATAAATATTTAGGTAAATATATGGATGTCATCAAATTAACCTGATGACTCTATAATCTTATAGACCTGAAATTTATACTCTCCAAATAAATATATATTGTTTTATGATGTCATCACATTTGCATTACCCTTTTCATATTTGAGACTACAAATTTAATTAGATTAGCTCTGAAAGAACCAGCAAAGAGTTTCTTTCACTTGTTCCTGATTAAAGTTGTTTTTAGAAGATTGAATGCCTTGTTTGCAGATTACTCATCTTAAGCCTATCAATAGAGGAAGACGAAAGTACATAGCAGCAAATAAAGTAGGAGAAGTAGGGGCAACACCATTCACAGAACATTATTATCACGGCTATATCACATTAAGAAAATAGCAAAGCATAGAGAGTTATGGAGAAAATTAAACCATGATTGCAGTATAGGAATAATTGTGTTACAATATGACTTCTATGAAGTTTTTCGTGATAACTTTCCCAACAATCAATCGAAACAAAAACAACTAATTAGTAACTTTACTCAAATGACTTTAATGTTTTCAACAACAATAAATTTACATAGAATTATCATGTTAAGAAAAATCACAAGATTTGCACTGTTCCTACTCAATTACTAAAATGACTTTAATGTTTTCAACAACAATAAATTTACATAGAATTCACTATTAATCATGTTAAGAAAAATCACGAGATTTGCATTGTTTCACTATTGCCACCAGTTAAAAATCATTACCAAAATATAAATTGCGAAGTGTCCATTCATTTTTGTAGGCAAATGCATACCATTCTTTAGGACTATAACAAGGAATAATATAGACAAAGATGGCTAGGTACTTTATTGATAAGGATGAATACGTATAGGCCAAACTAGGACGACTTTCAATGAATGGACGTAGTTTACTGGAACTAAAGTCCATGAAATAAAGTCCTCGGTACAGCAACATGTTGGGTCCCTGAGACCACTATTGATGGCCTGGCTACACCTCCTTATAGAGCAGCATAATTCAACTGAAGCTATTGGATTTTCAACAACATTTTCTGTCTCAGTTAAAGCTTGCAACTGCAATGGAGGGAGGAGAAAAGAGTGATAACTTGGAAATGGTGGTGATTCATAAAATTAATGTTCCTCCTCCTCAGAACACAAGCTTTGTTAGTGAAGTAGGCAAAGCAGTCAAAGAAACTTTGTTTCCTGATGATCCATTCAAGCAGTTCAACAATCAGCCAAGGGGACGTAAGTGCATTCTTGGCCTGCAATTTGTGTTTCCAATCTTAGAGTGGGCACCCAAATATTCATTTGAGTTGTTCAAGTCAGATCTTATATCAGGAATCACCATTGCCAGCCTTGCCATCCCACAGGTAATACAAAATAGTTATTATATATTCAAAGCAGTGcctttttttcttgattttgttttgGGCATGATAAATATAAATGGTTCTGATTGTTTGTGTAGGGAATAAGCTATGCAAAGCTTGCCAACTTGCCTCCGTTGATGGGACTATGTAAGTAGTTTAATATAAATGTTTTATTTGCCTGACTGCTCTATTGTATTCCAATGGTCAACACTAAAAGTGGCTCTCTTTTACAGTTATGAATAAAAAATTGAAGTATCTATGGATTGGAATGCCATTAAAGAAACATAGGAGCTGGATACTTTCACAATGTAATATAAAATTTACATAATTTCTTGCAGCTTAGATTACATATGCCTCAATTGGAACTTGTGTCTTTTAAATGGATTAGGCCAATCTTAATATATAAATGTCACTGTAACAAACTTCATCTTGGACTATTCAATTCTTTATTGGATGTTTCTGCCTAATTTGATCGCGACAGTTTGCAGGATACAAACCTTTCATCTTCAATTTGTTCTAAAATTAGCATGGATGCTCTGTATATATATTTTAGATGATGGGTAGTTGGTATAAGTTAACTAATAATATGTTCTAATTGATCTTGAGAGTATGCAAGACCACAACATTTCATCTTCAATTTGTTCTAAAATTAGCATGGATGTTCTGTATTTATAATTTAGATGATGGGTAGCTGGAATAAGTTAACTAATAATATGTTCTAATTGATTTTTAGATTACTATAGCATTAAAGTGGAGCATTGGGTTTAAGCTTGATTATTGTAGAGTATAGGTCTGTAACAGAGTAAGTTGCTTTTGGATATTTGAAGTGTTATGTTGCATATTTTAGGAAATGGGAACACGGTTCTTTGGTTATACCCTTAACTTTGatcaatataaaaataattaattttgttaAGTACAGAAATTGTTGAGTTTATCTCATATTAATGTGATCATACATTGACAGATTCTAGTTTTGTTCCTCCTCTGATATATGCAATGCTTGGGAGTTCTAAGGATATGGCTGTGGGTCCAGTAGCCGTGGCATCCATTCTTCTTGCCTCCATGCTAACTGATGAGATCTCCCCTACACAGGACCCTGTGCTGTATGTACAAGTAGCTTTGACTGCCACTCTTTTTGCTGGCATTTTCCAAGCCTGCTTGGGTATTTTCAGGTTCTTATGCCAATGATCTCCATCTAAACTGAGTTTTGTCCTGAATTTAATCTGTGAAGTTCTTATTGTAAAATAGTTTCTAATCTCTGAAGTTCCTATTGCTGTATTTTACAATGGAGCAGGTTGGGATTCATCATAGAATTTCTTTCACATGCAACAATAATTGGATTCATGGCCGGGGCAGCCACGATTGTGTTCCTTCAACAGATGAAAGGTATCCTGGGTCTGGAACATTTTACCACCAAAACAGATATGATTTCTGTCCTTCGCTCAGCACTCCAACAAGTTCACAAGGTTCTCCCATAACTATTCATTTGCTATTGTTTAGTTTTCTTTCTTATAACTACAGACAATGTTACCTCCTCCACAGTAACTGCTTATTTTACGTGCCTTGTACTGAAAATAGATATTTGTGTGTGGGGCAGTGGAGATGGGAAAGCATCGTACTGGGAGCATTCTTTCTAATATTCCTATTAACAACCCGTTACATTGTGAGTATCACAACATTTAATTATATGGATCAGTGTTTTTCAGCAAGGTTTAAACGGTAAATTTGTTTGCGTGGTTAATTTGTTTGCCGTGGTTTATCCAAAATGATATTAGCTTCTTCAGTAAGATCTATATATAATTTGTAATTTCGAATAAATTACCTAAATAACTCAAAACTTACCTAACCCTATATGCAGAAAGTGGTGAGATTAACTCCGAGTTACTGTGTTTTTTTTGGGCTATTGGTTGTCCACAAAAAGGTAATATATGTTTAAATATATGTTGACAGAGCAAGAGAAGGCCACGGCTATTCTGGTTATCAGCTGTTGCTCCTCTCACATCCATTGTCGTAGGAAGCCTTCTGGTTTTTAGTTCTCATGCAGAAAAGCATGGAGTTAATATTGTATGTGCAACcttcacttttgtcttcaaaactGTATTTTATGGGGTACGCTTTATAATTCTTCTTGCATTTGAATAACAGGTGGGTCACTTGAAGAAAGGTCTGAATCCGGTTTCCAGTAGCCAGTTAGCCTTTCATGGAAGCTACATGAAAATCACTTTGAAAACGGGAGCCATAGTCGGCATCATTGCATTAACAGTAAGAGAGAAATGATCCTTTGAAATGAATAACACAGTGTGACAGTACatacatatattttatatatgtttgagtgcatcttttaaaaaaattgttttttattaggtttgaataaaaatatcataatttaaattgtttttctaaaacattttttaaattatataaaattgaattaaatttaaaaaattatgataTAGTTCCATGTTTTGATTATATAAGGGAAGGACCCTGATCCCATAGAACAAAAAGTAGGAGAACTAGGCCATTACAGCCCAGACAAGATCCAGCATTACATCACCAGGAACAGCCAGCAAAAACAAACAGGTCGAACAACCACTAGGCAGGCTAACTACTACAAAATGTCAGAAAACCTTAGATACATTAAGCAGTAATGTTGTCCATACTAGAGTCAATTATGCAGTTCATTATACCAGAAAACAGAGTTTTTTTCATAAAGAGCTAGACATAAGTACAGCAAACAGAGTTTTTTTCATAAAGAGCTAGACATAAGTACAGCAAACAGAGTTTTTTTCATAAAGAGCTAGACATAAGTACAGCAACGTAAAGAAAAACATTAATTCTAAGGAGCAGTGATCAGGTCTCAATTTTCAGTCAGCGCAGTAAGAGTatattttaagttttgatttgtttagttgATTAGTTGGAAATCGTATTCATAGATGAATTTTAAAAAGATAAATCATCTAAACAACTCAATTTATAAATATATTGTTAAGTTTAGCTCATGTTTTCACTGAAACTTCCATATTTAGTTATAATTTGCTTTACAGATATGTTAATAATCATTTTTTGGGCAGGAAGGAATTGCAGTTGGGAGAACATTCTCTTTGCTAAAGAACTATCGTATTGATGGAAATAAAGAGATGATTGCTATTGGTATGATGAACATAGCCGGTTCCTGCACCTCCTGTTATATTTCATCAGGTGCACATATTTTGTTTCTTTATCAAATTTCATTCCATTCTTTCTTTTTCTGTCACAAGTTGGTGCTGCAGCATGCAGCATGCAGATGAATGTAAACTTCCATTTGCTCAGTTGGCTTTTAATCAATGATTAGTGTTAGATATTAGGATGTCTGACTGATTAGTTGGTTTGTGCAGGTTCATTATCCAGATCAGCTGTGAACTCTAATGCAGGATGCAAAACAATAATCTCTAATATAGTAATGGCTGCTGCTGTGATGCTAACACTTCTGTTTCTAACTCCTTTGTTCTACTATACTCCAATTGCGGTATTGTCGTCCATAATAATCTCCGCCATGCTTGGCCTGATAGACCTGCAAAGTGCACTTCATCTGTGGAAGGTGGACAAATTAGATTTCCTCGTCTGCCTGGGAGGCTATTTGGGTGTTGTGTTTGCAAATATTGAAGTTGGCTTGACCATAGCGGTATATTTACTTGCTCATATATGCAAATTGTGTGTTAAAGAGAACCTATTGGAACCTACTGTTTACAAtcacaatatatatataatatcgcTTCTTTATTTGGAACCAGGCAAGCAATTGTCATCCACCAAAAAGTTTATTTGGTGGACTACCACTGTTGCTATGCAGTTATGGATTCCACATTTTAAGATAGCTGTATTGAGTCAGTGCATTTCATTGCCTGGTAGAAGTTCCTCAAGATAAACAATCAAAGACCAATTTAAACAAGGAAATCTTTAAGATCAACAAATATCTTGTTTCTAAGCTTAAATCTTTGTGTattaaaaataaattctaattttgacctaaaaattttaaattatcattttttataactaatataaatattttaattgaaaaaatatGACAGTTCAATTTATTGTTTGAGTTGGGCTGAGGGCATATCTCGATTGATAAGAACTAAATCTTTCTGTGATAAGAACTTTCTGTAATAAGAAGAGGTCCAATTTTTTTCCAGCCCATTtgacatttattattattatttttcttctttgtaAGAAACAagaatcttttcatttaaaaaaaatcttttacaAGCATTTTCATATGCAATTATTATTAGTGATTTAAATCATGACAATAAACTTTATCATTTTAAAAACCAATTTCTTTTAACTATCATCTCTTCATAACCAGCCAAGATGTTTGACTAACAGTTATCTTACTAGATTGGATGCCACAAATCACTCTAAGTTAATCACTTAACTACATTGATATTTATTTATGGAAACATGTGGCATGCATACTGAAATCTTTGCAGGATTTCAAAGAAATCCCCCTTAAGAACATTTCCATATAGAATTATTAACAATTCTGAATTGTGATTGTGAAGATGCCACAT is a genomic window of Cryptomeria japonica chromosome 7, Sugi_1.0, whole genome shotgun sequence containing:
- the LOC131072173 gene encoding sulfate transporter 3.1 isoform X1, whose protein sequence is MEGGEKSDNLEMVVIHKINVPPPQNTSFVSEVGKAVKETLFPDDPFKQFNNQPRGRKCILGLQFVFPILEWAPKYSFELFKSDLISGITIASLAIPQGISYAKLANLPPLMGLFMNKKLKYLWIGMPLKKHRSWILSQYSSFVPPLIYAMLGSSKDMAVGPVAVASILLASMLTDEISPTQDPVLYVQVALTATLFAGIFQACLGIFRLGFIIEFLSHATIIGFMAGAATIVFLQQMKGILGLEHFTTKTDMISVLRSALQQVHKWRWESIVLGAFFLIFLLTTRYISKRRPRLFWLSAVAPLTSIVVGSLLVFSSHAEKHGVNIVGHLKKGLNPVSSSQLAFHGSYMKITLKTGAIVGIIALTEGIAVGRTFSLLKNYRIDGNKEMIAIGMMNIAGSCTSCYISSGSLSRSAVNSNAGCKTIISNIVMAAAVMLTLLFLTPLFYYTPIAVLSSIIISAMLGLIDLQSALHLWKVDKLDFLVCLGGYLGVVFANIEVGLTIAVSLSMLRLLMHIMRPDTTVLGNIPGTCVYRSIQQYPQANRIPGILVLRIDSPIYFANANYIKDRLLRWIEEEERKLVKLDQMMLRFIVLELSSVTTMDTSGLNILEELKKTLNRQNMQLVLANPTSQLLEKLHKSNFMEVLEQKSVFVTVDEAVIVCSSVMQS
- the LOC131072173 gene encoding sulfate transporter 3.1 isoform X2; amino-acid sequence: MEGGEKSDNLEMVVIHKINVPPPQNTSFVSEVGKAVKETLFPDDPFKQFNNQPRGRKCILGLQFVFPILEWAPKYSFELFKSDLISGITIASLAIPQGISYAKLANLPPLMGLYSSFVPPLIYAMLGSSKDMAVGPVAVASILLASMLTDEISPTQDPVLYVQVALTATLFAGIFQACLGIFRLGFIIEFLSHATIIGFMAGAATIVFLQQMKGILGLEHFTTKTDMISVLRSALQQVHKWRWESIVLGAFFLIFLLTTRYISKRRPRLFWLSAVAPLTSIVVGSLLVFSSHAEKHGVNIVGHLKKGLNPVSSSQLAFHGSYMKITLKTGAIVGIIALTEGIAVGRTFSLLKNYRIDGNKEMIAIGMMNIAGSCTSCYISSGSLSRSAVNSNAGCKTIISNIVMAAAVMLTLLFLTPLFYYTPIAVLSSIIISAMLGLIDLQSALHLWKVDKLDFLVCLGGYLGVVFANIEVGLTIAVSLSMLRLLMHIMRPDTTVLGNIPGTCVYRSIQQYPQANRIPGILVLRIDSPIYFANANYIKDRLLRWIEEEERKLVKLDQMMLRFIVLELSSVTTMDTSGLNILEELKKTLNRQNMQLVLANPTSQLLEKLHKSNFMEVLEQKSVFVTVDEAVIVCSSVMQS